A window of Verrucomicrobiota bacterium JB022 contains these coding sequences:
- a CDS encoding acetylxylan esterase, with amino-acid sequence MLALTSLAVLAGCSRSETPNAEPETLTWAPTELLPPAPGNGPMLAQRTYLTPEQGAVVLDAAIAEFPNRERWSAYAAHVRQRIQEGANLSPLPERTPLNPIRRDRREYDGYAVENVAFESIPGYWVTGNLYLPLDREPPYAAVVNPHGHSSPPDGPEGWIKHGRFKEDVQRRAASLAKMGAVAFTIDMVGYGDSTLFLGPDGHRHGVSMTLQAWNGMRAIDFLTSLPEVDPQRIGVTGHSGGGTQTFVLTALDERVAVSVPVAMVSSYFFGGCPCESGLPIHRSADHFASNAMIAALAAPRPLKLISDGGDWSQYTPLVEYPFARTIYSYYDAADQVAYHHLPDEGHNYNFSKRLAMYPFMAEHLQLDLSAIQAPDGSIDESFVTVEDPALMHALHEDDAFLERALRTPEAIQQELESLQR; translated from the coding sequence GTGCTAGCCCTGACTTCCCTTGCCGTTCTTGCCGGTTGCTCGCGTTCGGAAACGCCGAACGCCGAGCCCGAGACCCTCACTTGGGCACCGACGGAGCTGCTCCCGCCCGCTCCCGGGAACGGCCCGATGCTGGCCCAACGCACTTATCTGACCCCGGAGCAGGGCGCGGTGGTGCTCGATGCTGCGATTGCCGAATTTCCGAACCGCGAACGTTGGAGCGCCTATGCCGCGCACGTGCGCCAGCGCATCCAGGAGGGCGCGAACCTCAGCCCATTGCCCGAGCGCACGCCCTTGAATCCGATCCGTCGCGACCGCCGCGAATACGACGGCTACGCGGTGGAAAACGTGGCCTTCGAGTCGATTCCCGGCTACTGGGTCACGGGTAATCTTTATCTGCCGCTCGATCGCGAACCGCCCTACGCGGCGGTCGTCAACCCGCACGGCCACTCCAGCCCGCCCGACGGTCCCGAAGGCTGGATCAAGCATGGCCGCTTCAAGGAAGACGTGCAGCGCCGCGCCGCCTCGCTGGCCAAGATGGGGGCGGTGGCCTTCACCATCGACATGGTGGGCTATGGCGATTCGACCCTCTTTCTCGGCCCCGACGGCCACCGCCACGGCGTCTCCATGACCCTGCAGGCCTGGAACGGCATGCGTGCGATCGACTTCCTCACGTCGCTGCCCGAGGTGGACCCCCAGCGCATCGGCGTCACCGGCCACTCCGGCGGTGGCACGCAGACTTTTGTGCTCACCGCGCTGGACGAGCGGGTGGCGGTATCGGTGCCGGTCGCAATGGTGTCGTCGTATTTCTTCGGCGGTTGCCCCTGTGAGAGCGGTTTGCCCATCCACCGCAGCGCAGACCACTTTGCCAGCAACGCGATGATTGCCGCCCTGGCTGCGCCACGCCCGCTGAAGCTGATCTCCGACGGCGGCGACTGGTCGCAATACACCCCGCTGGTCGAGTATCCCTTTGCCCGCACCATCTACAGCTACTATGATGCGGCCGATCAGGTGGCCTACCACCACCTGCCCGACGAGGGGCATAATTACAACTTTTCCAAGCGCCTGGCGATGTATCCCTTTATGGCCGAGCATCTCCAGCTCGACCTCAGCGCCATTCAGGCCCCCGACGGCTCGATCGACGAATCGTTCGTGACCGTGGAAGATCCCGCCCTCATGCACGCTCTACATGAGGACGATGCGTTCCTCGAGCGTGCGCTACGGACGCCCGAGGCCATCCAGCAAGAGTTAGAATCCCTTCAGCGTTAA